The following proteins are encoded in a genomic region of Paenibacillus sp. FSL R7-0273:
- a CDS encoding MurR/RpiR family transcriptional regulator: protein MYKDWNRRPFSPNQRVIADFIQKNELRVLYMTEQEVADELGISIASVSRFWKAAGYRHAKDFKNSLRFRFESTPSEKMRDAMQRTGGSSLPQMLLDVASHHLQETNRYLNEAHLERAVAALSAARQIYIYSPGPCAGLAELMAYRMARYGLNLKKMAPSGHELLESLMHAGKRDVVLVFGFVQLLPETDVILDYAREAGYFVILITDRLVFPRSQDADIVLYAGRGEVWEFHSMVGPTYIIENLILGVGLLSKDSSLKKLDKLQQLRARYGSRLPRS, encoded by the coding sequence ATGTATAAGGACTGGAACCGCCGTCCCTTTTCCCCGAACCAGCGGGTGATTGCCGATTTTATTCAAAAGAATGAGCTCCGCGTCCTCTACATGACCGAGCAGGAAGTGGCCGACGAGCTGGGCATCAGCATTGCCTCGGTCTCCCGCTTCTGGAAAGCGGCCGGCTACCGCCATGCCAAGGATTTCAAGAACAGCCTGCGCTTCCGCTTCGAATCCACCCCGTCCGAAAAAATGCGCGATGCCATGCAGCGGACCGGCGGCAGCTCCCTCCCGCAAATGCTGCTGGATGTGGCCTCACATCACCTGCAGGAGACAAACCGCTATTTGAACGAAGCCCACCTTGAGCGCGCCGTAGCCGCCTTGTCCGCTGCGAGGCAAATTTACATCTACAGCCCCGGCCCGTGTGCAGGTCTCGCCGAGCTGATGGCCTACCGGATGGCCCGTTACGGGCTGAACCTGAAAAAGATGGCCCCCAGCGGCCATGAGCTGCTGGAATCCCTGATGCATGCCGGCAAAAGGGATGTCGTGCTCGTCTTCGGCTTCGTCCAGCTGCTGCCCGAAACAGATGTCATACTCGACTATGCGCGGGAGGCGGGCTATTTTGTCATCCTGATTACCGACAGGCTGGTCTTCCCCCGTTCGCAGGATGCTGACATCGTGCTGTACGCCGGGCGCGGCGAGGTGTGGGAATTCCATTCAATGGTCGGCCCCACCTACATTATCGAGAACCTGATCCTCGGCGTCGGCCTGCTCAGCAAGGACAGCAGCCTGAAGAAGCTCGACAAGCTCCAGCAGCTGCGGGCGAGATATGGCAGCAGGCTGCCGCGGAGCTGA
- a CDS encoding SHOCT domain-containing protein, which translates to MIHEISGGTSSLELYDDYLVIKPSNVQKLNGHTQTIPLEQVVTISIVKPFLRVPYLQVITPGLKTSKKDNVKGAAANVVLIQPGKMKTAEKIRDYIASYKSARNNRTASPAPAGSIDDLRQLAELRDSGVITTQEFEAKKKQILGL; encoded by the coding sequence ATGATACACGAAATCAGCGGTGGAACATCATCATTAGAGCTTTACGACGATTATCTGGTAATTAAGCCAAGCAACGTGCAGAAACTGAACGGACACACCCAAACGATTCCACTAGAGCAGGTGGTAACTATAAGCATAGTTAAGCCCTTTTTAAGGGTGCCTTACTTGCAGGTTATTACCCCCGGCCTTAAAACCTCCAAGAAGGATAATGTTAAGGGGGCTGCAGCAAACGTCGTTCTAATTCAGCCGGGTAAAATGAAAACCGCCGAAAAAATCCGTGATTATATAGCAAGCTATAAATCCGCCAGAAATAATCGCACAGCATCCCCGGCTCCTGCCGGATCGATCGATGATCTGAGACAGCTTGCAGAGCTGAGAGATTCAGGTGTTATTACTACCCAGGAATTTGAAGCCAAGAAAAAACAGATTCTCGGGCTGTAG
- a CDS encoding PHP domain-containing protein produces MKIDLHTHGKLSKKSAFSEDYFREMVKEALANGLQALALTEHFNTSNFFGMYETLDRMYPYNGHYYEAGGLRIFPGMEVDIAETGHILLIGLKEDILEARYALEGNTGEDSFIPFRQLLELADARGLWKIGAHPFRTSTPLHHLDPSLLSRLDAFDFNAKDIYMQGEQPYRALIEPFAARLGIPVIAGSDSHQCLQYGSVVNRLEQDCSTVKELKAAIQQGRYTIEVSPCLTTKVKGSVMMKKLLKQMAGEAPSRDEAAAEYTA; encoded by the coding sequence ATGAAAATAGATCTGCATACCCACGGCAAGCTGTCGAAGAAATCCGCCTTCTCGGAAGACTATTTCCGCGAGATGGTCAAGGAGGCGCTGGCGAACGGCCTGCAGGCGCTGGCGCTTACGGAGCACTTCAATACCTCGAACTTCTTCGGGATGTACGAGACGCTGGACCGGATGTACCCGTACAACGGGCATTATTACGAAGCCGGCGGCCTGCGGATCTTCCCGGGCATGGAGGTCGATATCGCCGAGACGGGACATATTCTGCTGATCGGATTAAAGGAGGATATTCTGGAAGCACGCTATGCCCTAGAAGGCAATACCGGTGAAGACAGCTTTATCCCGTTCCGCCAGCTGCTGGAGCTTGCCGACGCCCGCGGCTTATGGAAAATCGGCGCCCACCCGTTCCGCACCTCAACGCCGCTGCATCATCTGGACCCGTCGCTGCTGTCCCGGCTGGATGCTTTTGACTTCAATGCCAAGGATATTTACATGCAGGGGGAGCAGCCGTACCGGGCCTTGATTGAACCGTTTGCGGCACGCCTCGGTATCCCGGTCATTGCCGGCAGTGACAGCCATCAGTGCCTGCAGTACGGCAGTGTTGTGAACCGTCTGGAGCAGGACTGCTCAACCGTTAAGGAGCTTAAGGCAGCTATACAGCAGGGAAGATATACCATAGAAGTGTCCCCATGCCTGACCACGAAGGTCAAGGGCTCGGTTATGATGAAGAAGCTGCTCAAGCAGATGGCCGGAGAGGCTCCCTCGCGGGATGAAGCGGCGGCAGAGTATACTGCTTAG
- a CDS encoding ABC transporter permease — protein MKVPSITAPSNLNLDKKKGSAFLTAAKKYKLLYLMIFPGLVYFIIFKYLPMGGLVIAFQDYQPFLGITGSEWVGFKHFIRLFTEPTFMMLLRNTLILFALNIVIFFPLPIIVALMLNELKNRHLKSWIQTIIYIPHFMSWVIIVSITYVFMTLDGGLINEVIASMGFKKISFLTSPEWLRTIYIGQIIWKEIGWSTIIYLAAITVVDPQLYEAAEMDGAARLRKTWHVTLPAIRPVIITLLILKIGSTLDLGFEHMYLLLNSLNREVAEIFDTYIYTAGLKNGQLSFSTTVGMFKGVVGLILVMASNKLAKKMGEDGVY, from the coding sequence GTGAAAGTTCCAAGTATCACCGCACCATCAAATCTGAATCTGGACAAGAAAAAAGGAAGCGCATTCCTGACCGCAGCAAAGAAATACAAGCTCTTATATCTGATGATATTCCCCGGACTGGTGTACTTCATCATATTTAAGTACCTGCCTATGGGCGGGCTTGTAATAGCGTTTCAGGATTATCAGCCGTTCCTTGGAATCACGGGCAGCGAATGGGTAGGGTTTAAGCATTTCATCCGGCTGTTCACGGAGCCTACCTTTATGATGCTGCTGCGCAACACGCTCATCCTGTTCGCGCTGAATATCGTGATTTTCTTCCCGTTGCCGATTATTGTCGCATTAATGTTAAATGAACTGAAGAACCGTCATCTCAAAAGCTGGATTCAGACCATCATTTACATCCCCCACTTCATGTCATGGGTTATTATTGTATCGATTACCTACGTATTCATGACTTTGGACGGCGGGTTAATTAATGAAGTGATTGCCAGCATGGGCTTCAAAAAAATCAGCTTCCTGACCTCCCCGGAATGGCTGCGCACGATTTATATCGGCCAGATCATCTGGAAAGAAATCGGCTGGTCCACCATCATCTACCTGGCAGCCATTACTGTGGTAGACCCTCAGCTGTATGAAGCTGCTGAAATGGACGGCGCTGCCCGTCTGCGCAAGACCTGGCATGTGACACTGCCGGCCATCCGTCCAGTTATCATCACCCTGCTGATCCTCAAAATCGGCAGCACGCTGGATCTTGGCTTTGAACATATGTATCTGCTGCTCAACTCGCTCAACCGTGAAGTGGCCGAAATTTTTGACACCTACATTTATACAGCGGGCTTGAAGAATGGTCAGCTCAGCTTCAGTACCACGGTAGGCATGTTCAAAGGTGTAGTCGGCTTAATCCTCGTAATGGCCTCCAATAAGCTGGCCAAAAAGATGGGCGAAGACGGCGTATATTAA
- a CDS encoding OsmC family protein — protein sequence MKHPFHLKAVWNGGRNSEGKIDAGGLKTVISIPQEMGGPGTGTNPDEMLLGAAATCYLITLAAMLERSEITPMSLTLESEATVDVTNNVFTYERITHKPRIVLRADTTDAELMKAERLAHKAEESCMISRAVAGNVAIETMPTIVTTEFDAV from the coding sequence ATGAAACATCCTTTTCATCTAAAAGCGGTATGGAACGGCGGGCGTAACAGTGAGGGGAAAATTGACGCAGGCGGGCTCAAAACCGTCATTTCGATTCCACAGGAGATGGGCGGGCCGGGAACGGGTACCAATCCGGATGAGATGCTGCTGGGGGCAGCGGCGACCTGTTATCTGATTACGCTGGCTGCGATGCTTGAGCGTTCTGAGATTACACCTATGAGTCTGACCCTGGAGTCTGAAGCCACCGTGGATGTCACAAATAATGTGTTCACGTACGAGCGGATCACGCATAAGCCGAGGATTGTGCTCAGAGCGGATACAACAGATGCTGAGCTGATGAAGGCGGAGCGGCTGGCACATAAGGCTGAAGAGTCATGCATGATCTCGCGGGCCGTTGCGGGAAATGTAGCGATAGAGACGATGCCTACTATTGTAACGACGGAGTTTGATGCGGTCTGA
- a CDS encoding energy-coupling factor transporter transmembrane component T family protein, with the protein MVEAVKRALGKISVEHIKLELLGTAYNSSSTFLGRLDPRMLLIWYLFFAITPWFIYNRTILLGMFVFMVVTTVLSKVSPYIVFILCLGLVSQIGWMFLLSLFFGGGAESLLPMLTLTLKLSVISLASITVFSSLDPERLSDGLSALGVPDAFAFSLSYGYRILPTLLEEFHQILLSFRLRGQRPEKHGFLYLRTAAYYLRILVLVFYPLMLNTAKRSRTTVEALETRGYTYAVNNPKVKKLRLSYLAMHRRDWLFVAFTVVYISLLFPLGAAFPNLLY; encoded by the coding sequence ATGGTGGAAGCCGTTAAACGGGCACTGGGCAAAATTTCGGTTGAGCACATCAAGCTGGAGCTGCTCGGCACCGCGTATAACAGCAGCAGCACGTTTCTGGGCCGGCTTGACCCGCGGATGCTGCTGATCTGGTACTTATTTTTTGCCATTACGCCTTGGTTTATCTATAACCGCACCATCCTGCTCGGAATGTTTGTCTTTATGGTGGTTACAACTGTACTGTCCAAGGTAAGTCCGTACATTGTTTTTATCCTCTGTCTCGGTCTGGTCAGCCAGATCGGCTGGATGTTCCTGCTGTCGCTGTTCTTCGGCGGAGGCGCTGAATCGCTGCTGCCGATGCTGACCCTGACGCTCAAGCTGTCGGTGATTTCGCTGGCAAGCATCACCGTCTTCTCCAGCCTTGATCCCGAACGATTGAGTGACGGATTGTCTGCTCTCGGCGTTCCCGATGCCTTTGCCTTCAGCCTGTCGTACGGCTACCGCATTCTCCCGACACTGCTGGAGGAGTTCCACCAGATTCTGCTCTCGTTCAGGCTCAGGGGGCAGCGGCCGGAGAAGCACGGGTTTCTCTACCTGCGGACAGCCGCATATTACCTGAGGATTCTTGTACTGGTCTTCTATCCGCTGATGCTGAACACAGCCAAGCGTTCACGGACTACGGTTGAAGCGCTGGAGACCAGAGGCTACACCTATGCGGTCAACAATCCCAAGGTAAAAAAGCTGCGTCTTTCTTACCTCGCCATGCATCGCAGAGACTGGCTGTTTGTGGCTTTTACCGTTGTCTATATCAGCCTGCTGTTCCCGCTGGGAGCCGCTTTTCCTAATCTGCTATATTAA
- a CDS encoding helix-turn-helix domain-containing protein — MKKGRMFYGIFIPILILGVGLVASFGSYIYISTIRSVVGQFSSSKQSYVEQIKNNLEHKIQSIEYAFNTFSTTSSFQDLVTNPITVKDFEAYRSVNSQLNYIASMTAEGTEYSLISLEQNWQIMNERLTSLSEDDVEQLREQYIVSQNQSLFWIKTDKGIRFVNTLPVFSSKKQAIALSDISQHTLDSIIKTDEKAQVYILNKSGELLYDSGQRETSLTPGQLAELSGRVAAGEENGKTEIELGGHQPLQLLYSKSSYNNWIYLTGLDQEEIAGTLKLTKFGLVALGLLSILLILVVAYVVATYFTKPIQRIKSSLSVVPAVNTKNEFEYIIHSIDTILSEKESLASLINAEMPQLETQLLHNLLRNRETPEDLEKNLQRFGYPPNGSQIYTVMLIQLDSLGGQGSSDTDVLLLAINKMVEEVIPKPQRLQPIILNDDTQATILAMPEQSGQELNKELLEYATALIKAVRNYLKIPISIGFSNSYTDLLESKEACQMSKQALHQRLNLGKESIIFYEDISKVVSGPVLLHYPAELESQLFNGIRLGDREQVTEALYPFLAQLIGKNKSTLNFEVMLVRLVNNLIQLEQHLGLQVLLTRDNNKLYHRVLDIRNPEEIEHLLVHEVIYPMTCAMKEKTSKQFRSLSDQITAIIHSEFDQELTLEGIGERLHYNPNYLSSIFKKEYGTSFSEYLMNYRLEMAKKWLSETDMTIREIAERLQYHNPQNFIRSFRKKEQVTPGTYRKLQQEA, encoded by the coding sequence ATGAAAAAAGGGAGAATGTTCTACGGGATTTTTATTCCCATTCTGATCCTGGGGGTGGGACTGGTTGCCAGCTTCGGCAGCTATATTTATATCAGTACGATCCGGTCGGTGGTCGGGCAGTTCTCCAGCAGCAAGCAGAGCTATGTCGAGCAGATTAAGAACAATCTGGAGCACAAGATCCAGAGCATTGAATATGCGTTCAACACGTTCAGCACGACGAGCTCTTTTCAGGACCTGGTGACGAACCCGATTACGGTCAAGGATTTTGAGGCTTACCGGAGTGTTAATTCGCAGCTGAACTATATTGCCTCCATGACGGCGGAAGGTACGGAATATTCGCTGATCAGCCTGGAGCAGAACTGGCAGATTATGAATGAGCGGCTGACCAGCCTTAGTGAAGACGATGTGGAGCAGCTGCGTGAGCAGTATATTGTGAGCCAGAATCAGAGCTTATTCTGGATTAAGACGGATAAAGGCATAAGATTCGTGAATACGCTGCCTGTGTTCTCCAGCAAAAAGCAGGCCATCGCCTTATCCGACATCTCACAGCACACCTTGGATTCTATTATCAAGACAGATGAGAAGGCACAGGTGTACATTCTCAATAAATCCGGTGAGCTGCTGTATGATTCCGGGCAGAGGGAGACAAGCCTGACACCGGGGCAGCTGGCAGAGCTCAGCGGCAGGGTTGCTGCGGGTGAGGAGAACGGGAAGACTGAAATAGAGCTGGGCGGACACCAGCCGCTCCAGCTGCTGTATTCCAAGTCTTCCTATAATAATTGGATCTACCTGACCGGACTGGACCAGGAGGAAATTGCGGGTACGCTGAAATTGACCAAATTCGGCTTGGTCGCTTTGGGCCTGCTGAGTATTCTGCTGATCCTGGTGGTCGCTTATGTTGTTGCTACTTATTTTACTAAGCCGATACAGCGGATCAAGAGCAGTCTGTCTGTTGTTCCTGCAGTGAACACCAAGAATGAGTTCGAATACATCATCCATTCCATTGATACCATCCTGTCGGAGAAGGAATCGCTGGCCAGTCTGATTAATGCGGAGATGCCGCAGCTGGAAACGCAGCTGCTCCATAACCTGCTGCGCAACCGCGAGACGCCAGAGGATCTGGAGAAAAACCTGCAGCGCTTCGGATATCCGCCTAACGGCAGCCAGATATATACGGTTATGCTCATACAGCTGGACAGCCTGGGCGGACAAGGTTCCTCAGATACCGATGTGCTCCTGCTGGCAATCAACAAGATGGTAGAGGAGGTTATTCCGAAGCCGCAGCGGCTGCAGCCGATTATTCTGAATGATGATACCCAGGCGACCATTCTGGCTATGCCCGAGCAAAGCGGCCAGGAGCTGAACAAAGAACTGCTTGAGTATGCGACGGCTCTGATTAAGGCGGTAAGGAATTATCTGAAGATCCCGATCAGCATCGGGTTCAGCAATTCGTACACAGATCTGCTGGAGAGCAAGGAAGCATGCCAGATGAGTAAACAGGCGCTGCACCAGCGGCTGAATCTCGGCAAGGAATCCATTATTTTTTATGAGGATATTTCCAAGGTTGTCTCAGGTCCGGTGCTGCTTCATTATCCGGCTGAGCTGGAGTCACAGCTGTTCAACGGCATCCGGCTGGGGGACAGGGAGCAGGTGACTGAAGCGCTTTATCCGTTCCTGGCCCAGCTGATCGGCAAGAATAAGAGCACCCTTAATTTTGAGGTCATGCTGGTGAGGCTGGTGAACAATCTGATTCAGCTGGAGCAGCATCTCGGCCTACAGGTTCTGCTGACCCGGGACAATAATAAGCTGTATCACCGGGTGCTGGACATCCGCAATCCTGAAGAAATTGAACATCTGCTCGTACACGAGGTTATCTATCCGATGACCTGTGCGATGAAGGAGAAGACGAGCAAGCAGTTCCGCTCCCTGTCCGATCAGATCACCGCTATCATTCATTCCGAATTTGACCAGGAGCTGACGCTGGAGGGCATCGGCGAGCGGCTGCACTATAATCCTAATTATCTCAGCAGTATCTTTAAGAAGGAATACGGCACCTCGTTCAGTGAGTATCTGATGAATTACCGGCTGGAGATGGCCAAGAAATGGCTGTCAGAGACGGATATGACCATCCGCGAGATTGCAGAGCGGCTGCAGTACCATAATCCCCAGAACTTTATCCGTTCCTTCCGCAAGAAGGAGCAGGTTACACCGGGCACCTACCGCAAGCTGCAGCAGGAAGCATAG
- a CDS encoding extracellular solute-binding protein, whose amino-acid sequence MKKRWVSMLACVTVLSTLLSACGGDKEAEKNAAVADENTPLEITWLNILHTASPPTETIKKLLEEYTNTKLTFNWVPDASKEERITTALASGELADIVTLTMMTNSSVRSSLKSGLFWDVSPYLDDYDNLSKIAPEIREAASIEGVLYGVPFQKNLARSGLIMRKDWLDKLGLPVPTTLDEVYEVARAFTEDDPDGNGVKDTTGFGDRSDLRYSSFKTLSSYFGTPNGWKVDESGKFIPEFDTPEYMETLNFSKKLYENGYLAQDFAVTAKTDQQQQFAQGKTGIYTGMVDISSLRTLSQDLQEGLELVPINKISNGDGKYHIWSEGSGVGGLMAFPKSEVKTEAELKRLLQFVNDLIDEEAFMLMTGGIEGTHYEYDENGAYKILDKELWQADVQPFSSSRPSEIAYTLKDANPEKQLANELIRENDQYAVFDPTVPLDSATNNEQGTELAKIITDATFKYIMGQATEDDFKKAVQTWKDSGGSKIAEEYEAAYKLTQK is encoded by the coding sequence ATGAAGAAAAGATGGGTCAGTATGCTTGCCTGTGTTACCGTGCTTTCCACATTACTGTCAGCTTGCGGAGGAGATAAAGAAGCAGAGAAAAACGCTGCCGTAGCTGATGAAAACACACCGCTGGAGATTACCTGGCTGAATATCCTGCATACCGCATCACCGCCTACAGAAACGATTAAGAAGCTGCTTGAGGAGTACACCAACACCAAGCTTACCTTTAACTGGGTGCCGGATGCTTCCAAGGAGGAACGTATCACTACAGCGCTTGCTTCAGGCGAGCTGGCTGATATTGTAACCTTGACGATGATGACCAACTCTTCGGTAAGAAGCTCGCTGAAATCCGGATTGTTCTGGGATGTCAGCCCGTACCTTGACGATTATGACAATCTGTCCAAGATTGCTCCGGAAATCCGTGAGGCGGCTTCCATTGAAGGCGTACTGTACGGTGTTCCATTCCAGAAGAACCTGGCCCGCTCCGGTCTGATCATGCGTAAGGACTGGCTGGATAAGCTGGGCCTGCCGGTTCCGACTACACTTGATGAAGTGTATGAAGTGGCCAGAGCCTTTACAGAGGATGATCCGGACGGCAACGGTGTTAAGGATACTACCGGCTTCGGAGACAGATCCGATCTGCGCTACAGCAGCTTCAAGACACTGAGCTCCTATTTCGGCACACCGAACGGCTGGAAAGTTGATGAGAGCGGTAAATTCATACCTGAATTCGATACCCCGGAATACATGGAAACGCTGAATTTCTCCAAGAAGCTGTATGAAAACGGATACTTGGCCCAGGACTTCGCGGTTACCGCCAAAACGGACCAGCAGCAGCAGTTCGCCCAGGGTAAAACCGGTATTTACACCGGTATGGTCGATATCTCCAGTCTGAGAACACTGTCCCAGGATCTTCAGGAAGGTCTTGAGCTCGTGCCGATCAACAAAATTTCGAACGGTGACGGCAAATACCACATCTGGTCCGAAGGCAGCGGCGTCGGCGGACTGATGGCATTCCCGAAATCCGAGGTTAAAACCGAAGCTGAGCTGAAAAGACTGCTGCAGTTCGTTAATGACCTGATCGACGAAGAAGCGTTCATGCTCATGACAGGCGGTATCGAAGGTACACATTATGAATACGATGAAAACGGCGCTTATAAAATTCTGGATAAAGAGCTTTGGCAGGCAGATGTACAGCCTTTCTCCTCCAGCAGACCTAGTGAAATTGCTTATACCCTGAAGGATGCCAATCCGGAGAAACAGCTGGCTAATGAACTGATCCGTGAAAACGACCAGTATGCCGTGTTTGATCCGACTGTGCCGCTCGATTCCGCAACTAACAACGAGCAGGGTACAGAGCTGGCAAAAATCATTACCGACGCTACCTTCAAGTACATTATGGGACAAGCGACTGAGGATGATTTCAAAAAAGCTGTACAAACCTGGAAGGATTCAGGCGGCAGCAAAATTGCTGAAGAGTATGAAGCAGCTTATAAGCTGACCCAGAAATAA
- a CDS encoding carbohydrate ABC transporter permease, with translation MNHSPRRKESLGGQIFTIVNAGILILLALACLLPFVNIIASSFATTQEVIAKKFILFPTTFSLDAYRYILSTPTIFKGLGVSVGVTIAGTIVSMILTALMAYGLSRRYLPLRNTINFIVVFSMLFSGGMIPTFLVVKSVGLINSYWSLVFPVAINAFNMIIMRNFFQALPDSLEESAKIDGSNDFGIFLKIMLPLALPSIATISLFYAVAYWNTYMNAILYINDSVKWPIQVLLRQIVIVSSGMQAEGTSVDIIPPAQTIKMAVIVVATVPMLIAYPFVQKHFTKGALMGAVKG, from the coding sequence ATGAACCACAGCCCACGAAGAAAAGAATCACTCGGCGGACAGATCTTCACGATCGTAAATGCCGGTATCCTGATTCTGCTCGCATTAGCCTGTCTATTACCTTTTGTAAACATTATCGCCAGCTCCTTCGCGACCACCCAGGAAGTGATTGCGAAAAAATTCATCCTGTTCCCAACCACCTTTTCACTGGACGCATACCGCTACATCCTGTCCACTCCGACAATCTTTAAAGGTCTTGGCGTATCCGTAGGTGTCACTATTGCAGGTACTATTGTAAGTATGATTCTTACCGCACTGATGGCCTACGGGCTGTCCAGAAGGTACCTGCCGCTCAGAAACACCATTAACTTCATTGTAGTGTTCTCCATGCTGTTCAGCGGGGGCATGATCCCTACCTTCCTGGTAGTAAAATCTGTCGGTCTCATCAACTCCTACTGGTCCCTCGTGTTCCCGGTAGCGATCAACGCCTTCAATATGATCATCATGCGTAACTTCTTCCAGGCGCTGCCTGACAGCCTTGAGGAATCAGCCAAGATTGACGGAAGCAATGACTTCGGGATTTTCCTGAAAATCATGCTGCCGCTGGCTCTGCCGTCGATCGCGACCATCTCCCTGTTCTACGCTGTTGCTTACTGGAACACCTACATGAATGCCATTCTCTACATCAATGATTCGGTAAAATGGCCGATTCAGGTCCTGCTGCGCCAGATCGTTATTGTCTCCAGCGGCATGCAGGCCGAGGGTACCTCGGTCGATATTATCCCGCCGGCCCAGACGATCAAAATGGCGGTTATCGTAGTCGCTACCGTTCCGATGCTGATCGCTTACCCGTTTGTGCAGAAGCACTTTACCAAGGGTGCACTTATGGGTGCTGTAAAGGGTTAA
- a CDS encoding ABC transporter ATP-binding protein, giving the protein MDKPLLELSNVSFTYPGAEQPVLQEVSFTLQQGDFVAVIGSNGSGKSTLCKCFNGLIPHYYTGDFEGELKLLGESAEGKRVSELSRHIGYVYQDFENQLVRPTVLDDVCFTPLNYGLADYRERGLRALELTGLSGLSREFIWQLSGGQKHLLALAGALAMDPDILVIDEPVAQLDPQHARQIYEILRRLNEQHGKTIVVIEHHAEFIAEYCRSVVLMDGGRLRWQKPVREALTSVEELLALGIYPPDVTRAAWLLQPDRQAAVDYPLSSEEGRAWFGRRAAAVKAADPVNAANARSLAASEPIVRMEQIRLSYRTIHKTLQPVLGGINLELYAGERVALIGNNGAGKSSLMKLIAGITAPTGGTVQVKDITVNGLPPERLSGIVSYVFQNPEDMFIDDSVRGEIAYYLKARRLGDLDERVEELLQSFRLQELAERDARLLSGGQQRRVSLAIGAAVRPAVMLLDEPTANLDISTKQEMTRVLEALRGHVETVVIATHDMALVVEWASRIIVMSEGRIIADGDKEAVFSDGQLLQRAGLAETQLMEMSRLLGLPQICSSLEAFTAAAEWRKEELVHGGSR; this is encoded by the coding sequence ATGGATAAGCCGCTGCTGGAGCTAAGCAATGTATCCTTTACCTATCCCGGTGCGGAACAGCCGGTGCTGCAGGAGGTTTCGTTCACCCTGCAGCAGGGAGATTTCGTGGCTGTCATCGGCAGCAACGGCTCGGGCAAATCAACGCTGTGCAAATGCTTCAATGGTCTGATCCCCCATTATTATACGGGTGATTTCGAAGGGGAGCTTAAGCTGCTGGGAGAATCTGCGGAAGGGAAGCGGGTCAGCGAGCTGTCACGGCATATAGGCTATGTGTATCAGGATTTCGAGAATCAGCTGGTCCGGCCGACGGTACTGGATGATGTATGCTTCACACCGCTGAATTACGGGCTGGCCGACTACCGGGAGCGGGGGCTGCGTGCCCTGGAGCTTACCGGCCTCAGCGGGCTAAGCCGGGAATTCATCTGGCAGCTCAGCGGCGGGCAGAAGCATCTGCTCGCCCTGGCCGGAGCCCTTGCGATGGACCCGGACATTCTCGTCATCGACGAGCCGGTTGCCCAGCTTGATCCGCAGCATGCGCGTCAGATCTACGAAATACTACGCCGGCTTAATGAGCAGCACGGCAAGACCATTGTTGTAATTGAGCATCATGCGGAGTTCATTGCGGAGTACTGCCGCTCGGTGGTGCTGATGGACGGCGGGCGGCTGCGCTGGCAGAAGCCGGTCCGCGAAGCGCTCACCTCGGTGGAGGAGCTGCTGGCCTTAGGAATCTATCCGCCCGATGTCACCCGGGCGGCCTGGCTGCTCCAGCCGGACCGGCAGGCAGCGGTGGATTATCCGCTCAGCAGTGAAGAGGGGCGGGCATGGTTTGGGCGGCGGGCGGCTGCTGTGAAGGCTGCTGATCCTGTCAATGCTGCCAATGCCCGCTCTCTGGCTGCGTCAGAGCCAATCGTCCGGATGGAGCAGATCCGGCTCTCTTACCGGACGATCCACAAGACGCTGCAGCCGGTGCTCGGCGGCATTAATCTGGAGCTCTACGCCGGCGAGCGTGTGGCGCTGATCGGCAATAACGGAGCCGGTAAGTCCTCACTGATGAAGCTGATTGCCGGAATCACTGCACCGACGGGCGGGACTGTGCAGGTTAAGGATATTACGGTGAACGGACTGCCCCCGGAGCGGCTGTCCGGTATCGTGTCCTATGTGTTCCAGAACCCCGAGGATATGTTCATCGACGATTCGGTTCGCGGAGAGATCGCTTATTACCTGAAAGCGAGAAGGCTTGGAGATTTGGACGAAAGAGTGGAAGAGCTGCTGCAGTCGTTCCGCCTGCAGGAGCTGGCCGAGCGGGACGCCCGGCTGCTCAGCGGCGGGCAGCAGCGCCGGGTATCGCTGGCGATTGGCGCTGCAGTCCGTCCGGCAGTCATGCTGCTGGATGAGCCGACAGCCAATCTTGATATTTCGACGAAGCAGGAGATGACCCGGGTGCTTGAGGCGCTGCGCGGCCATGTCGAGACCGTTGTCATCGCTACGCATGACATGGCTCTGGTGGTCGAGTGGGCCAGCCGGATCATCGTGATGAGCGAAGGCCGGATCATTGCCGACGGAGACAAGGAGGCGGTCTTCTCCGACGGGCAGCTGCTGCAGCGCGCCGGCTTGGCCGAGACCCAGCTCATGGAAATGAGCCGGCTGCTGGGCCTGCCGCAAATCTGCAGCAGCCTGGAGGCATTCACCGCTGCGGCGGAATGGAGAAAGGAGGAGCTTGTACATGGTGGAAGCCGTTAA